The sequence CATAAATAACaggacttaccagtgagctgcctctatttttcaattttatctatttactagcaagctggtctcgctttgatcgacatttttaattctaagagagacaaaactcgaatagaatttgaaaatccaagaaaatattttaaaaactaggtcttcacttgtttaaataaattaataattttttttactttgcttcttataactttcagaaagacaatttttcagaaaaaatacaaccttaaaaattattctaggatttttaaacacatatagctttttacctttaaaattaattcctctttcctgacaatttgaatcaatgttcaagtattgttttcattttttattgtaaagaataataaataaatttgaatttaattcttcattttagcttcggttttttcgacgatgaatatttgtgaaatttttctccaaacttattatgattaaaattcaaaaaagatattctggcaaatctagaaaatctggagaatcaaatttaaatcttatttcaatgtatttaaaatttcttttgaaatatttcattctggaaaatctagaagaaataatgatgtctttgttagaaatatagcttggtccaatttgttatatattctaacaaactgtaaagtggattttaacctatttaaaacatgtcatcaaaattctaaaattaatcttaatgtggaaaaattactaatgatgttccatatattattttttgaattttttcaaaaagattcgaaatagttagttcttctcttcattttttttttcggttgaattttgaatttgaaagagtcgaaattgataggttgattggcaacactaaatggtccctagtgtgtgagtgtgaatgttgtctgtctatctgtgttggccctgcgatgaggtggcgacttgtccagggtgtaccctgccttccgcccgattgtagctgagataggcaccagcgccccccgcgaccccgaaagggaataagcggtagaaaatggatggatggatggaaattgaagataaactttgtttcaaaattcaattttgttttctcctcttttaaaccgttcaattaagtgttttttcatgatTTATTCCATACAAAAAAACTccaataaaaggaaaaaaaatgtacgactgaatgacagatataaatacccatttttttatgtgtgtgtgtatatatatatttatatatattaaaggtaaattgagcaaattggctttttctggcaatttatttaagtgtgtatcaaactggtagcccttggcattaatcagtaaccaagaagtaactcttggtttcaaaaaggttggtgattgCCCTTgacttttttccatccatccattttctaccgcttattccctttcggggttgcggggggcgctggcgcctatctcagctacaatcgggcggaaggcggggtacaccctggacaagtcgccacctcatcacagggccaacacagatagacagacaacattcacactcacattcacacactagggaccatttagtgttgccaatcaacctatccccaggtgcatgtctttggaagtgggaggaagccggagtacccggagggaacccacgcattcacggggagaacatgcaaactccacacagaaagatcccgagcctggatttgaacccaggacttttttatttgtatttatttttttcacattttttttagtattattactcTATCTGTATTTGTTTTATTCCCCTTAATTTTGAAAGTGCCTtctgtgaattataaatgtatgtttataaaaaaaattaaaaaaaataaaattgcccTCGGATTCCAGTCGCCAGTTGATGACGTCACACACAAGGGACCCGCGCAGACGTGTTTACATGGTCCTGGCCTGTGAAATATAGAAATACAAGTCTTAGTGAAACTAAGTTACTTtaaaacattatttatgttatttttattttttttaaaagatttttgGCGTCTCGTAAGATGAATTCCTGCCGCGAACAAGTGAAGTGTGACTGCGAGGAGCTGCTGGATCGCTTTATACAAACGGACTCTGTCCGCTTCGAGACTTTCTCCCAAGTCTGGAAGGAGATGAAGTTTGAGCAGATATTTTAGTAAGTTTttatctcacacacacaaaaaacaactattaatatttttttaccaaTATTATTATACCACTGTTGTCAGTTTTTATGTAGATTTAACTAGAAAATCATCAGTTATTTGTAGATGTCCGCTTCACTAACCGTGTGCATGAACGGTGTCTCAAATGTgtctcagtcaatcaatcaatcaaagttgacttaaatagccctaaatcacgagtgtctcaaagggctgcacaagccacaacgacgtcctcggcTCAGACCCCatgtcagggcaaggaaaaactcaacccaatgggatgacaatgagaaaccttggaggggaccgcagatgtggggacgcccccctgggcgactggtgcaatggacttcgagtggatctagttaatagtgtgagagtccacttcatagtggatctaacataatagtgtgagagtccacttcatagtggatctaacataatagtgtgagaatccagtccgtagtggatctaaaataatagtatgatagtccagtccgtagtggatctaatataatagcgtgagagtccagtccgtagtggatctaacatcatagcgtgagagtccagtccgtagtggatctaacataatagcatcAGAATGCAGTCCGTAGtgtatctaaaataatagtgttacagtccagtccatagtggatctaaaataatagtgtgatagtccagtccgtagtgaatctaacataatagtgtgagagtccagtccatagtggatttaatataacagcatgagagtccagtccgtagtggatctattataatagcatgagagtccagtccgtagtggatctaacataatagtgtgagaatccagtccgtagtggatctaacataatagtgtgagagtccagtccgtagtggatctaacataatagtgtgagaatccagtccgtagtgtatctaaaataatagtgtgagaatccattccgtagtggatctaacataatggtgtgagagtccagttcgtagtggatctaacataatagtgtgagagcccagtccatagtggatttaacataatagtgagagtccagtccatagtggatctaacataatagtgtgagagtccagtccgtagtggctccaccagaatattgtgagagtccagtccatagtggatctaaaataatagtgtgagagtccagtccgcagtggatctaacataatagtatgagagtccagtccgtagtggatctaacataatagcgtgagagtccagtccgtagtggatctaacataatagtgtgagagtccagtccgtagtgtatctaacataatagcctgagaatccagtccgtagtggatctaacataatagcgagagtccagtccatagtggatctaacataatagcgtgagagtccagtccgtagtggatctaacataatagtgtgagagtccagtccgtagtgtatctaacatcatagcgtgagagtccagtccgtagtggatctaacataatagcatcagaatccagtccgtagtgtatctaaaataatagtgttacagtccagtccatagtggatctaaaataatagtgtgatagtccagtccgtagtgaatctaacataatagtgtgagagtccagtccatagtggatttaatataacagcatgagagtccagtccgtagtggatctattataatagcatgagagtccagtccgtagtggatctaacataatagtgtgagaatccagtccgtagtggatctaacataatagtgtgagagtccagtccgtagtggatctaacataatagtgtgagagtccagttcgtagtgtatctaacataatagcatgagaatccagtccgtagtgtatctaaaataatagtgttatAGTCcattccgtagtggatctaacataatagtgtgagaatccattccgtagtggatctaacataatggtgtgagagtccagttcgtagtggatctaacataatagtgtgagagcccagtccatagtggatttaacataatagtgagagtccagtccatagtggatctaacataatagtgtgagagtccagtccgtagtggctccaccagaatattgtgagagtccagtccatagtggatctaaaataatagtgtgagagtccagtccgcagtggatctaacataatagtatgagagtccagtccgtagtggatctaacataatagcgtgagagtccagtccgtagtggatctaacataatagtgtgagagtccagtccgtagtgtatctaacataatagcctgagaatccagtccgtagtggatctaacataatagcgagagtccagtccgtagtggatctaacataatagcgtgagagtccagtccgtagtggatctaacataatagtgtgagagtccagtccgtagtgtatctaacataatagcctgagaatccagtccgtagtggatctaacataatagcgagagtccagtccatagtggatctaacataatagtgtgagagtccagtctgtagtggatctaacataatagcatgagagtccaatccatagtggatctaacataatagcgtgagagtccagtctgtagtggatctaacataatagcatgagagtccagtctgtagtggatctaacataatagcgtgagagtccagtccatagtggatctaacataatagtgtgagagtccagtccatagtggatctaatataacagcatgagagtccagtccgtagtggatctattataatagcatgagagtccagtccatagtggatttaacataatagtgagagtccagtccatagtggatctaacataatagtgtgagagtccagtccgtagtggctccaccataatattgtgagagtccagtccatagtggatctaaaataatagtgtgagagtccagtccgcagtggatctaacataatagtatgagagtccagtccgtagtggatctaacataatggtgtgagagtccagttcgtagtggatctaacataatagtgtgagagcccagtccatagtggatttaacataatagtgagagtccagtccatagtggatctaacataatagtgtgagagtccagtccgtagtggctccaccataatattgtgagagtccagtccatagtggatctaaaataatagtgtgagagtccagtccgcagtggatctaacataatagtatgagagtccagtccgtagtggatctaacataatagcgtgagagtccagtctgtagtggatctaacataatagtgtgagagtccagtccgtagtggatctaacataatagtgtgagagtcaagtctgtagtggatctaacataatagcgtgagagtccagtccgtagtggatctaacataatagtgtgagagtccagtctgtagtggatctaacataatagcatgagagtccagtctgtagtggatctaacataatagcgtgagagtccagtctgtagtggatctaacataatagcatgagagtccaatccattgtggatctaacataatagtgagagtccagcccatagtggatttaacataatagtgagagtccagtccatagtggatttaacataatagtgagagtccagtccatagtggatctaacataatggtaagagtccagtccatagtggatctaacataatagtgagagtccagtccatagtggatctaacataatagcgtgagagtccagtccgtagtggatctaacataatactgtgagagtccagtcaatagtggatttaacataatagtgagagtccagtccatagtggatctaacataatagcgtgagagtccagtccgtagtggatctaacataatactgtgagagtccagtcaatagtggatttaacataatagtgagagtccagtttgtagtgaatctaacataatagtgtgagagtccagtccgtagtggatctaacataatagtgtgagagtacagtccatagtggatttgacataatagtgtgagagtacagtccatagtggatttgacataatagtgtgagagtccagtccatagtggatctaacataatagtgagagtccagtccatagtggatctaccataatattgtgagagtgcagtccgtagtggatctaacataatagcgtgagatttcagtccataatggatctaacataatagtgtgagagtccagtccgtagtggatctaacataatagtgtgagagtccagtccgtagtggatctaacataacagtgtgagagtccagtccgtagtggatctaaaataatagcgttagagtccagtccgtattggatctaacataatagtgtgagagtctggtccgtagtggatctaacataatagtgtgagagtccagtccttagatggggccagcaggagaccattttgagtgaatacagatcagcagcgcagagacgtccccaactaatGCACATAATATCGTCAGtttgatattatcagacatctctttggtatttttatttatttaatttctgCGTGCATTCCTTTTATTTGGGTTTTATCTCTGAATGGTTTCTTTTTCCCCGATATGGATCCCCTTGGGTCTGAAATAAAATGACTTCTTTTGTTTCAGTGGCACTGTGGGTAGTGCGAAGCGGGCCTTCAGTCGCCTGGTGTTGGACGCGGCTTACGTCTACGTCCTGCCGCCTTTTAGCTTCCAGATCCGAGTGGGAGGACTTTACCTGCTCTACAGTCTCTTCCAATGCCAGACAGCCTTGCCACGTGTCGGGGTCAGCATGGACGGGAGGAGATGTCACTGCAACTTTAAAGGACAAACGCGATTGTGGAAAGGGAGTGTGATCAGCGCGCTTGCAGGAGAAAAGGTCACCGTCTCTGTCCAGGGTGCTGAAAACAAAGCGCCATCAGACGGGGGTGCGGCGTGTGCTTACGACGAGACACAGCTAGCAGATGATtaagattaacacgtaccaccagTGCAAGCTTAGTCATCTGCCAGCTGTGGcgctctgttttcagcaccctggacagaggcggtgaccttttctCCTGCGAGCGCGCTGATCACACTCCCTTTCCACAGTGATGTTAAGAGACGCCGTGTCTCCGCAGATCCGCTTGGCGCTGAAGGACTGGGCGGACATTCAGAGCTTTGAGAAGGACGCCTTAGGAGCTCAGCATCTCGACGTCATCTACGTCCTGCATCAGCTCATGTTCCAGAAAGCTTTCTACTTCACCGCCATGCCCACCTTGGTCAGCCTCCCGGTCcagcttctttttcttcttttagcAGACGTCCCTCTCACTGACAAGTTGACGATGTTTGTGCTTCTTCAGCTGACCTTCAAGAAGGGCAAGGAGGTGAAAAAGTCGCAGCTGTATAAGAAGTTTGTGGCGCGGGCGTCCGGCCCACAAGAGCTCATCAACAATGAGCTCCTGGAGGTGAGCATAAGTCAAAAGGTCTCAGTGTATCCGCAGGGACTTAAAAAGtcgaaaaaaaaagtcttaaatccatccatccatccatcttcttccgcttatccgaggtcgggtcgcgggggcagcagcctaagcagggaagcccagacttccctctcccaagccacttcgtctagctcttcccgggggatcccgaggcgttcccaggccagccgggagacatagtcttcccaacgtgtcctgggtcttccccgtgtcctcctaccggtcggacgtgcccaaaacacctctctagggaggcattcgggtggcatcctgaccagatgcccgaaccacctcatctggcttctctccatgtggaggagcaatgGCTTTATTTTGAGCTTCTCCCCTCCTCCTCTCTAagagagagagccccgccacccggcggaggaaactcatttcggccgcttgtacccgtgatcgtgtcctttctgtcataacccaaagctcatgaccataggtgaggatgggaacgtagatcaaccggtaaattcaatcaatcaatcagtcaatgtttacttatatagcccta comes from Nerophis ophidion isolate RoL-2023_Sa linkage group LG24, RoL_Noph_v1.0, whole genome shotgun sequence and encodes:
- the snapc1b gene encoding snRNA-activating protein complex subunit 1b isoform X2 — protein: MNSCREQVKCDCEELLDRFIQTDSVRFETFSQVWKEMKFEQIFYGTVGSAKRAFSRLVLDAAYVYVLPPFSFQIRVGGLYLLYSLFQCQTALPRVGIRLALKDWADIQSFEKDALGAQHLDVIYVLHQLMFQKAFYFTAMPTLLTFKKGKEVKKSQLYKKFVARASGPQELINNELLEELSNIHELYGKLKTAVYSEAQHADLGMNLIKTDLTPRLRGSVMTFHTWQKRKQEDENEQEDAREGTSSQCPSRRADFLSSIKSKAYGEAAEASKSRRHRQVNMDIGDEPDPAHQKGPARLRSSLRARTNENIDISGDLWEEVADTTRINRLTALDCVPEGKNSSRKKTT
- the snapc1b gene encoding snRNA-activating protein complex subunit 1b isoform X1, producing MNSCREQVKCDCEELLDRFIQTDSVRFETFSQVWKEMKFEQIFYGTVGSAKRAFSRLVLDAAYVYVLPPFSFQIRVGGLYLLYSLFQCQTALPRVGIRLALKDWADIQSFEKDALGAQHLDVIYVLHQLMFQKAFYFTAMPTLLTFKKGKEVKKSQLYKKFVARASGPQELINNELLEELSNIHELYGKLKTAVYSEAQHADLGMNLIKTDLTPRLRGSVMTFHTWQKRKQEDENEQEDAREGTSSQVECPSRRADFLSSIKSKAYGEAAEASKSRRHRQVNMDIGDEPDPAHQKGPARLRSSLRARTNENIDISGDLWEEVADTTRINRLTALDCVPEGKNSSRKKTT